caataatattattactggttaaactgaggtaaattgatggcgcgttgataaatttagacttattttatgaaatcactcgagcaatttaattggccatggtaattagcccacattatattacaaatgcaaacaatattttatctttaacaaattcttacgccattacattttaatgtcaaatgattttatttcttttttactttgacgtctctgacagtcgccatttgaaaagaatgaaatgaacgaatgattttgggaaagtagtcgccaaacggtaacaatgtgtgcacgcgtagtgcacacttctgtcacttctgtgaccatttgtgcctgttaccaatcgtccccatttgggtcgccgcgactaaacgtcgaccgtactgcgactaagcattgagaaccgaagacctgtgtgtacacaaaataggaggatttgcgtaggaacggcgaccgattatggttatatgggtctgttaaaattataaagaactagcttttgcccgcggcttcgctcgcgttagaaagagacaaaaagtatcctatgtcactttccatcacttcaactatctccacttaaaaatcacgtcaatttgttgctccgttttgccgtgaaagacggacaaacaaacagatttataatattattcccACTTATAATAATAGTTCCCTAAAATACCAACATACTACACCTACAAGTCACCTAAATtgcttagtaaattttgccgagagatggcgctaaacacaataatgctcattagagtacctatacttttagacaagtcttatatgattaccataagattattttaaccaatgaaagtttgtacggaaccctcggtgggcgagtccgactcgcacttggctggttttttaaataaataccttaAAGTATGAGGTTATAGACTTTAGCTACAAATACGATATTAATACTTGTCATCGCATCAACCTCTATTGTAAATATAACTGGCCACTACGTTATCCGATAAAAAACAATTGCGCTGTCATTATTATTGTCACTGCTAAATCGATTTTACCACACCTcggtcactggcgatcaaatagcacacagtctaagctcgtgtaggtgaacgcgtactgtgcttgtatgagtgagatatgacaggttgacggttcgcgtttttgacaggcggtaactgtgaggtaaccgagagggggtgggcggcgctatcAGCGGGGatcgggagtggccatactgtacgatagtactatttcTTATACTGTGATTTTACTGTGTGAGACttaatacaaaaatactgtAAGTATAAATGgatgataaaaatatgaacttTAAGTTTATAACTAGTAAGAGGGGGAAACCTGTATTACTACATGAAGGCTTTAAATACAATTTGGTGGCCAATAATGGTGATGAAACGAGTTTATGGAGATGCAGCAACAGAGATGAGTGCAGTGCGACAATTAAACTGAACTCTGCCAAAGACAATATACTACGTAAGAAAATTCATCTTTGTGAGCTcagaatgaaaaatgaaattagTAGTATGTTGAGCGATTGCAAAAAAGAAGCCTGTAAAATTTTTATTTCTGTTCAGTCTATCTACGAAGATAAAGTTGTAAAAAGTCGAATCGAAAGGGCCACAATTTGCGCGGCAGATACCTTCATTTAAATCAGTGAAGAATGGTATTTATAATGCCAGGAAGAAATTTTTAAAAGCAGACAAACTATCTTTTAAAAAATTAGAAGATGTCAATTTGGCTGGGCCATTTACCGAAGACTTTTTGGTTTGTCAAGATGGGGAAAAGAACAAAATTCTTATTTTTGCTTCTATCGTTTCTAAAAACCTTGTAAATGGTCTTAAAGGTTCTTATTATGGAGACGGAACATTCAAGGCAGCACCAAGCCCTTTTCATCAGTTATATGTTCTGCATTTAGACAGTAAATCAACTCGATTTGCGAAAAACATATTCCCAGTAATATACGGACTGCTTCCAAATAAAGAACAAGCCACCTACTGCCGATTTTTTCGTTTGGTAAAGGAAAAGCTTGGcgttaatataataaaatttaagtgCGATTATGAACTCGCTCAATTGAATGCCGTTCGTAAGATATTTCCTCAAGTAGAAATCACGGGTTGCTGGTACCACTTCAGCAGGGCTGTCtggaaaaagtaaaaaaaaatacgtctcAATAAAACGCCACACGGACGAAAGCTAACAAGAAAAGCTTCAATTATACCGCTGCTACCATCTGACAAAATACGAGAAGCGTGGTCTTCGATCATTGAAGATATCCCAGGAACGACTGTTGTAAAGAAATTTAAGAAGTATTTTAGAAAACAATGGTTTAACAAAATCCCGTTAGAAATGATAAGTTGTTCTGGTGTACAAACAACGCTGTTGAGGGTTGGCATCATAGATTGAACAACAAACTCCCCAAAACTCCGAATATATACTACTTTTTACAACGATTAAAGGAAGAAGCCCGGTTAATTAACAGCAAAATATTCCAAAATGTTTATGATACAAATAAGGCAAAGAAAAATAGAAAGAATCAGGACATTTATTTTGACAAGATACATTCCAAATTTTTACAAAAGCTAAATGACAACGAAATTACAGTAACGAGATTTTTGAATAAAATGATTTACCAGAGACTAAAATTCCACACCCCGAAAAATAATAAGAAACAAAGGTTTAATAAGTAttaatatatacaccgtgtccaataagttcgAATACAGTTTCAATattgaattaaataaaagtaCAAATAGTTACTGTaactaaaattatattttataaatggcacacttatatacaatatttacaacAAATGTTTCGGAATTACTCCAcctttaactttttttaacagcctcaaacgcttctcgaACGAGTCACACGCAGCACGCACCATTTCCATTggcatttcatcccaaatacgctcgataacctttttgaaatgatccaggtttattattttataatcctGTAGTTTCGAAAGCATGTACGACCATACAAAATAATCCAATACGTTCAAGTCTGGAGAACTGGGTGGCCATTCATGTTTGGGCAAAAAATCCGTCAAATTTGCCTTACACCAAGCTTGAACAGCATTTGCTGTATGTGAAGGAGCTCCGTCTTGTTGGAACACATAATATTCATCTCCAAACATACATTTCATATTCGGGCCaacaattttctccaaaacctcgGTTTTATAGTAAAGTGCGTTAATTTTAACGCATTTATCGATAAATACTAAAGGTAGTTTACCCCGTTTACATACTGTACCCCACACCATGACCGATGgagagctctggaacctaggaaCATTTTTCTGGTTGTCCCGAATGTCTTCTATCCGTCGTGCCCACAATCGGTCATTTTGGGCATTATGAGGCTGTTCTAACACAAACAGTTTCTCATCAGAAAAAAcaaactcgtcacctgcgtgccaaGAAAGTATTGTGTTACATCTTTGTTCTCTCTTTTTCTTGGTAGCGTCGGAAATGCCATGAACTTTGCGTTTTTTAAAAGCATAGCATCCAAGATCCACCCTTAAAATATTGTGTACCGATCCTCTTGATATTTTCAGATCAGCAGCTAATTTTCGAATAGACCGGTGCTTTTTCCTCCGAAGACGCTCTCTTACAACCTTCACTACTGAATCAGTTCTAACTGAACGTGGCCGACCGGATCTTTTCCTGTCTTCTATCGAGGAGGTCTCTTTATACCTTTTGATGGTAGTATAAACTAGATTGCGTTTAATTCCAAGGGGTTTTAACGCCTTGAAAATAGCACCTGGGCGGTCGCCATTACAAAACTTTCTAATAATCGTTTCACGAAACAGTTTCATCATGGATACAAAGTATGCTGCACATCTGTGACGTTTAAAATGATAGTATTTTGTTAACGACAacataattttttatttaatattagaatttgatggcctgttaTCCGTATGTCTTCAAGATTCAAGGTTTAAAGATGTGTATTcgaacttattggacacggtgtaagtAGATATAAGTTTGTAATGTAGTTACAAAAACGTACAACTTGTATtggagtattaaaaaaaataatccttacgtattcgtataaaaataagttttgtgATTGTTTAGTTTAAGTACACAATGCTTTTGTGTGTCGGCTTCGAagattaattattgtttttgtcTAATTTAAAAACTATGAAAGATGAATATAAGTAGCTATTCCGTTTCTTTTAATCGCTTGAAATACATTTATCTGTATTTAGCACCTAAactaataaaattgaaaacatatACTCGTTTTTCTTTCCAAATCTTGTGCACTAGcttgatattttaaaacattagTTTATATTATGTAAGCAAGATGAATTATGTGTGACGATTAACGTAGACACATACACGAGGATTTGTATTATAAACTAGGGAAAATTTTTCAACAGGGTGTCCAActgtccactactaaacccaaaaaaaatccctgacttttccctgactttccatgaccatttaagaaaatttccctgaccaaatttttaatttttaccacttttgcttagggttgcaaaaaaaaacggtCATACTATACCTGGCCTAGATCCCAGTGATTGCTAATGAGAGATATCTTCAttctgagatgaacgtttcgcttttgccgtaatctgttaaacaaaggcctttgtttctattattcacggcggctaactcccatttccacagcacgtgctaaagtctcagtgtagttaaaaagcaactatcatgatagcaataaggttcaaatttattaaacagtttgcagtatgcaggtaactttttttgaagatgacaaaacgtgttatctccgaaagggctttttatggatttgaaccttattgctatcatgatagttgctacactgagactatagcacgtgccgtttaaacgggagctagccgccgtgaataatagacacaaaggcctttgtttaacagattacggctaaagcgaaaagttcatctcagaaaattcatactatactatacttgTCATGAGAAGTCTAAAGTGACAATTAAGTGCCCTTAAAATCACTTCCGGGAATCcatctttgctgtcatggatgtggccaacccaagaaatcatattattttttttcaatactttttgatttttttcttggtgccaagATTTTtcctgacctccaaatcatttccctgactttccatgaccactatgagcttccctgactgttctctgactttccctgacattccagaaagtggacaccctgttCAATAGACGAAAGGGGAACTGACGAACAGGGAAACCGGAATGAGCAGACGAAAGGGGAACAGGCGAACAGGGAAACCGGGATGAGCAGACGAAAGGGGACAAAGACTAACGGGGCAATAGGCGAAAGGGCAATAGACGAACGGGGAAAAGTCGAACGGGGAAACCGACGAACTAGGAAACGACTTAATATACGAACAGGGAACAAGGCGAAAATGGCCTAAAcccagttcaattcttcgcctttgttacaggccccactctgtagactTAAACCTTCAAAGCTTAGGAGTCTTTAAAGCTTGAGGACTAAAGAGCGGCAACGCAAACTTATAAGGTTGAGGCTTATATGGTCGAGGATTTAAGGTTCGAGGCTTTAAGACTCAGAAGTCGCGACTCGAGTTTTGTAGTTTACGCCTCAAAGCTTAAATTCACAACACtaccatggggtcccagcgcgaacaagttgttcacagaaatctcgaagcgtctggttgaggtaactggtgaccgaagagctggcgacttcctcgcacaacgtatcagcattacgatacagcgaggaaatgtcgccagtatccttggtacaatgcctcaagggcctattttagacattagctagcttttaagtctagtcttagtttcttataattatgtaaatatgttcatgtaaataaatataaatatgcgtgagcgtcagaatggcgggtgtacattaagaaatcctggtgtggtatgcgtcaggagttagtgctagcaatgtgccaaatgtgcgccaaaattcgagcaatgtgctttttgaactccagagatatttaagaaattaatgacacccgccattctgacgtctaTGTTTCCGTCcgaatatatttattcaatcccatattactcttcaacggctctctgaattagtgtgtgtttcatacatgtggaagcacattgcgagcactaaccttaggcagtactttcacccttgagtaagcagccattagctagaactggaagtgcacccgccaacctgacgtcagaatgtcgggtgtcattaatttcttaaatatctctggagttcaaagagcacattgctcgaattttggcgcacatttggcacattgctagcactaactcctgacgtataccacaccaggattgcttgatgtacacccgccattctgacgctcacaaaTATGCATatgtgcaattcccgaaaagtttgtacatttggatcacgtcatTGGTAGGATGATTGGTAGATTtcgtgatgctgagcaagatccactaggtttcccaaaatgtcctatgtagtttgtatgaaccctttgttaccagatttctaaacattttcggtaacaaaggaaggtttcatacaaactacataggacattgagaaacctagtggatcttgctcagcatcacggactattagcctaccaatttttatccaaatcagaCGATCCAAattccaaatgtacaaacttgtCTGAATTATCCTGGAAATATAAGTGGAATAACTATACAGCGGTTTTATTTTCtcctataatatataatttatagtaTAGTAATTATATGGATAATTCCGACGAAGAAGCAATACGACGAATCAGGAATACGACGAACCTGGAATAAAACCCCACACCGCTCGAAAAACGGCGACGGTACAGAAACGCAAGCAGTGACTTGTAAGAGGCACACCGTGCGTTTCCGTACCGTCGCAGTTTTTTGAGCAGCGGTGACGGCGGGCCGCACCTTATACCAAGTAAAACTTGACGCGCAGTCGCCtgtaaattttacaatttatagCGCAGCTGACAAagctctcacaaatatcggaaccAACCTCCTTTGTTAAGTTAAATagcgtgttccgatatttgtgagagctTTGGCAAATATACATTTGATGGAGACAATGGATGCCAAGAAAACTGCAATTTTAGTCTTCGGTTTTATTTTACGTTAATCAATATGGGCACCAAAAATTGAACATTATCCTTCTAACCCCTCGCCTTCCGCTTCTTCGTCAAATTCTCCTTCGTCGTCCGCCGTGGCATCTTGATATTGCTGATATTCTGATACCAAGTCATTCATGTTGCTCTCTGCTTCCGAGAATTCCATTTCGTCCATACCCTCACCGGTATACCAATGAAGGAACGCTTTCCTCCTGAACATAGCTACGAACTGCTCAGATACCCTCTTAAATATGGCTTGTATAGCTGTTGTGTTGCCGATGAATGTAGATGCCATTTTTAATCCTCTTGGGGGTATATCACAGACTGCTATCTTAACGTTATGAGGAATCCACTCTACGAaatatgtactatttttattttggatATTCACAAGCTGCTCGTCCACTTCTTTCATGGACATCCTTCCTCTGAATACTGTCGCTACTGTTAAATATCTTCCATGTCGTGGGTCGCATGCAACCATCATGTTTTTGGCGTCAAACATTTGGAGTGTTAATTCTGGAACTGTCAACGCTCTGTATTGCTGAGCTCCTCTTGATGTTAAAGGCGCGAAGCCGGGTGTGTAGAAGTGGAGTCGTGGAAACGGTACCATATTCACTGCTAATTTCCTTAAATCCGCATTTAACTGGCCGGGAAATCTCAAACATGTTGTGATACCAGACATTGTTGCACAAATCAAGTGGTTTAAATCACCATACGTAGGTGTGGTCAACTTTAGGGTTCTGAAACAGATGTCGTACAGTGCTTCGTTGTCTAGACAAAACACGTGATCCGTATTCTCAACCAGTTGGTTGACTGCCAGTGTTGTATTATAAGGTTCCACCACACAATCTGACACTCTGGGGCTAGGGAACACAGAAAAGGTCAGTATTATTCTATCGGGATATTCTTCTCTTATCCTGTTTACTAGTAATGTACCGAGGCCAGAACCAGTTCCCCCGCCCAGAGAATGTGACATCTGGAACCCTTGAAGACAATCACAGCCTTCAGCTTCTCTTCTAACTACGTCTAAACACGATTCCAATATGTCTACACCTTCTGTGTAATGCCCTTTTGACCAATTGTTTGAAGCACCATGTTGTCCATACACGAAATTGTCAGGTCGATATAAACACCCAAACGGACCAGAGCGCACGGCATCCATAGTTGCTGGCTTGAGATCTATCAATACTGTTCTTGGAACGTATTTTCCGCCAGATGCTTCATTGTAATACACATTGATTCTTTCTAATTGCAAGTCAGAGTCGCCGTGGTAGCAGCCACTAGGATCAATACCATGTTCGTCGGATATTACCTCCCAAAACTGCagcaaaagaaaaaaatattgacatTTCCGCTATCACTCAAAATATCAAACTGACGATGAAGCAGGTATAGTTAATCAGATTAACATGTCTAAGAAATCGGATGGCAAAAT
This genomic stretch from Leguminivora glycinivorella isolate SPB_JAAS2020 chromosome Z, LegGlyc_1.1, whole genome shotgun sequence harbors:
- the LOC125240996 gene encoding tubulin beta-4B chain-like codes for the protein MREIITLQVGSCGNQIGGKFWEVISDEHGIDPSGCYHGDSDLQLERINVYYNEASGGKYVPRTVLIDLKPATMDAVRSGPFGCLYRPDNFVYGQHGASNNWSKGHYTEGVDILESCLDVVRREAEGCDCLQGFQMSHSLGGGTGSGLGTLLVNRIREEYPDRIILTFSVFPSPRVSDCVVEPYNTTLAVNQLVENTDHVFCLDNEALYDICFRTLKLTTPTYGDLNHLICATMSGITTCLRFPGQLNADLRKLAVNMVPFPRLHFYTPGFAPLTSRGAQQYRALTVPELTLQMFDAKNMMVACDPRHGRYLTVATVFRGRMSMKEVDEQLVNIQNKNSTYFVEWIPHNVKIAVCDIPPRGLKMASTFIGNTTAIQAIFKRVSEQFVAMFRRKAFLHWYTGEGMDEMEFSEAESNMNDLVSEYQQYQDATADDEGEFDEEAEGEGLEG